A genome region from Trichocoleus sp. includes the following:
- a CDS encoding SGNH/GDSL hydrolase family protein, whose amino-acid sequence MFTRRRTWSSRWKRKSQRRRPWLPILLLLVGVPVGLELLARAIVSATGTTEQLIGDPSGKSTIIQAYQLGFHSPTGQAYRGLPHQGSLQALRDPLRGYQLQPQQQNQFLTINPQGFRDPDSVKPEKPEGEVRIFVLGGSMAFGQLSSSDEVTFAQQLEKLLNDRVAGQRAKSAQFQPAVLPYRADQVGQALALPPRIPERQYRVINAAVPGYASGNELSMLMQQVANYNPDMVLVLNSYEDLLLPSGQSGTDIPGLDGLIEGKREGVDTQIKQAVQGWFDGLYLVRATKKYVLRSSSPEQQQAVPLNLLTGTEQPLDQSLPKDGKELDQRVARYRNHLLQIARWSSATKKRLLIGIQPEISTRQEKVITPQEKAILTELGGSYTQRIQPAYTKLVSAAKQVTNTSANIKLLDLHQLYATTPGQVFQSPTSLTDEANGLLAKQFFDSIVQQMAIEPRPYGS is encoded by the coding sequence ATGTTTACTCGTCGCCGTACCTGGAGCAGTCGCTGGAAACGGAAATCACAGCGTCGTCGTCCCTGGTTGCCAATTTTGTTGTTGTTGGTCGGTGTCCCGGTGGGGCTGGAACTGTTAGCAAGAGCGATCGTTTCAGCAACCGGCACAACCGAGCAGCTCATAGGCGATCCGTCAGGTAAAAGCACTATTATCCAGGCGTACCAGCTAGGCTTTCATAGCCCCACAGGACAGGCTTATCGGGGGTTACCGCATCAGGGAAGTCTACAGGCATTGCGTGACCCGCTCAGAGGCTACCAGCTTCAACCCCAGCAGCAAAACCAATTTTTGACGATTAACCCGCAAGGATTTCGTGATCCTGATTCGGTCAAGCCAGAAAAACCGGAAGGCGAAGTGCGAATTTTTGTCCTGGGTGGGTCGATGGCATTTGGACAATTGAGTTCGAGCGACGAAGTGACGTTTGCTCAGCAGCTCGAAAAATTGTTGAACGATCGCGTTGCGGGTCAAAGAGCGAAGTCTGCTCAGTTTCAACCTGCTGTACTACCCTACCGGGCTGATCAGGTGGGACAAGCACTGGCACTGCCGCCCCGGATTCCCGAGCGTCAATATCGTGTGATTAATGCAGCAGTTCCGGGTTATGCGTCGGGCAATGAGCTGTCAATGCTGATGCAGCAAGTCGCCAACTACAACCCAGATATGGTGCTTGTCCTCAATAGCTATGAGGATCTGCTGCTGCCCAGTGGACAAAGCGGCACAGATATTCCAGGTTTAGATGGCTTGATTGAAGGAAAACGAGAAGGCGTTGACACCCAAATTAAGCAAGCGGTGCAGGGCTGGTTTGATGGGCTGTATTTAGTCCGCGCTACCAAAAAATATGTGCTGCGATCGTCTTCTCCTGAGCAACAGCAGGCTGTGCCGTTAAATCTGTTGACAGGAACCGAGCAACCGCTAGACCAAAGCCTGCCCAAGGACGGCAAAGAGCTAGACCAGCGCGTGGCGCGATATCGAAACCACCTGCTGCAAATTGCGCGTTGGAGTTCTGCTACCAAAAAACGGCTGCTGATTGGAATTCAGCCTGAAATTAGCACCCGGCAGGAAAAGGTGATAACTCCGCAAGAGAAGGCAATCTTGACAGAATTGGGGGGTAGCTATACCCAACGGATTCAGCCAGCCTATACCAAGCTGGTAAGCGCAGCAAAACAGGTGACAAATACTTCTGCTAACATCAAGCTGCTTGACCTGCACCAACTCTATGCCACAACTCCTGGACAGGTCTTTCAAAGCCCAACCAGCCTCACTGACGAGGCAAATGGACTTCTGGCAAAGCAGTTTTTCGATTCGATCGTGCAGCAAATGGCGATCGAGCCAAGGCCTTATGGGTCGTAG
- a CDS encoding DUF3370 domain-containing protein, with protein sequence MSVLLAALMLAQAPAVPPREIVQPQEIRALPGELNQVPVFNSNSPELIQAEGILLSTFPPQGRQDPQAHLNFPFNGKFDLFAHHVYKAIDPSDLRSMYLGVIVYNPGDRPVTLNVQQGASYLSQPDAPFVELPPVVENRLGEVYAGPGDRVMNEVLRGTRQASFPAQLVIPPRSYQMLMNLPIPVATLTPPLNGRSTLLRLQSNGQVYLASLALTARKNADGSDRAPTLEEWQNLLQTGNLSAVRDRVPTPPDQIPADGRIVYGRVAGVAQGSHWEAQLTDRNASELTIPAPGAAFSYGLSTLLGGTLGTGQVQSAPMLVRYPDTAYQAHGNYGIQYDLALPLHNPTEQPQTVTIALQTPIKEDRLSQSGLRFFDPLPSQTFFRGTVRVRYVDDRGLPQTRYVHLVQKRGQQGEPLVRLEMPGGDRRLVQFSFLYPPDATPPQVLTVKTES encoded by the coding sequence ATGAGTGTTTTACTTGCTGCTTTGATGCTGGCTCAAGCACCTGCCGTACCGCCTAGAGAGATTGTCCAGCCTCAGGAAATCCGGGCACTACCGGGAGAACTGAATCAGGTTCCCGTTTTTAACAGCAATAGCCCGGAGTTAATTCAGGCAGAAGGCATTTTGCTGTCCACTTTTCCGCCGCAGGGCAGGCAAGACCCGCAAGCACATCTCAACTTTCCGTTCAATGGCAAGTTTGACTTGTTTGCTCATCACGTTTACAAAGCGATCGATCCATCTGATCTGCGAAGTATGTATCTGGGTGTGATCGTTTACAATCCCGGCGATCGACCTGTAACGCTAAATGTGCAGCAGGGCGCGAGTTACCTCAGCCAGCCAGATGCTCCTTTTGTGGAATTGCCACCTGTTGTAGAGAACCGTTTGGGAGAGGTTTATGCGGGTCCAGGCGATCGGGTGATGAATGAAGTGCTGCGTGGCACTAGACAAGCATCCTTTCCGGCACAACTGGTGATTCCGCCCCGGTCATACCAAATGCTGATGAATCTACCGATTCCAGTCGCAACGCTGACCCCGCCACTGAACGGGCGATCGACGCTGCTCCGGCTCCAGAGTAATGGGCAGGTTTATCTGGCAAGTCTGGCGTTAACGGCGCGAAAAAATGCCGATGGTAGCGATCGGGCACCTACCCTGGAGGAATGGCAAAATCTTTTACAAACAGGGAACCTATCTGCTGTTCGCGATCGAGTTCCCACCCCTCCAGATCAGATTCCTGCAGATGGGCGAATTGTTTATGGGCGGGTTGCAGGTGTAGCGCAGGGGTCACACTGGGAAGCGCAACTCACCGATCGCAATGCCTCAGAACTGACAATTCCAGCCCCCGGTGCTGCCTTCTCTTACGGGCTGAGTACGCTTTTAGGTGGCACACTTGGCACAGGACAGGTTCAGAGTGCTCCGATGCTGGTGCGCTATCCAGACACAGCCTATCAGGCGCATGGGAACTACGGCATTCAGTATGATCTGGCTCTGCCACTACACAACCCCACGGAGCAGCCACAAACCGTGACGATCGCCCTGCAAACTCCCATCAAGGAAGATCGCCTCAGCCAGTCTGGGTTACGCTTTTTTGACCCCCTCCCCTCCCAGACATTCTTTCGCGGCACCGTTAGAGTTCGGTATGTAGACGATCGGGGCTTACCGCAAACGCGCTATGTTCATCTGGTGCAGAAGCGCGGACAGCAGGGCGAACCCTTAGTCAGGCTGGAAATGCCGGGTGGCGATCGGCGGTTGGTGCAGTTTAGCTTCCTCTATCCTCCAGACGCCACACCCCCGCAGGTGCTAACTGTGAAAACAGAATCCTAG
- a CDS encoding GvpL/GvpF family gas vesicle protein encodes MGVFRLFVMYTYTFLAFSPDRIVLPTGITGSLELVRINQIAAVVEPDLAFETLQASDERLIQAVLIHDRIIRDLFNQTAVLPLRFGTRFVSREKLIEHLEIHEAAYLKKLIQLTGKAEYPLKLIPVAQPEPSIDATVKGRDYFLAKKQRIQTQADWQQQQQMERSCLAQVLAQTDLFFQEAEPNEGIERFYLLSDRQNEDLLLKSLESWQSVCPHWELSIGEGLPPYHFV; translated from the coding sequence TTGGGCGTTTTTCGTCTATTTGTCATGTATACCTATACGTTTCTTGCCTTTTCTCCCGATCGCATCGTTCTTCCCACAGGCATTACTGGTTCCCTTGAACTGGTTCGTATTAACCAAATTGCGGCTGTTGTAGAGCCTGACCTCGCTTTTGAAACGCTGCAAGCCAGCGATGAGCGATTGATTCAAGCAGTGTTGATTCACGATCGCATCATTCGTGACCTCTTCAACCAAACAGCCGTTCTGCCCCTTCGCTTTGGCACCCGCTTCGTCTCCCGCGAAAAGCTAATCGAGCATTTGGAAATTCACGAAGCAGCCTATCTCAAGAAACTCATCCAACTTACAGGTAAAGCTGAATATCCCCTCAAGCTGATTCCCGTTGCCCAGCCTGAACCATCCATCGACGCCACTGTAAAAGGACGGGATTATTTTCTGGCGAAGAAGCAGCGCATCCAGACACAAGCCGACTGGCAACAGCAACAGCAGATGGAACGATCGTGTCTGGCACAAGTCCTGGCACAAACCGATCTGTTTTTTCAGGAAGCAGAACCCAACGAGGGGATCGAACGATTCTATTTATTGAGCGATCGACAGAATGAAGACTTGCTGCTCAAGTCCTTAGAATCTTGGCAGTCGGTCTGTCCCCATTGGGAACTGAGCATTGGTGAGGGTCTGCCCCCGTATCACTTTGTTTAG
- the raiA gene encoding ribosome-associated translation inhibitor RaiA: MKLVIQGKNIEITDAIREYVSQKIEKAVNHFQTLTTEVDVHLSVARNPRINPKQTAEVTIYANGAVVRAEESSENLYASIDLVANKIARQLRKYKEKRHEQQHTPVKTAEVVQEKPVSPALVNDDRAPELPPEVLRMKYFAMPPMTLEQALEQLDLVDHDFYMFRNAETGEINVIYERNHGGYGVIQPRNGNGHTNGKFAEIAHTQAHGKANEAKVR, translated from the coding sequence ATGAAGCTTGTTATCCAGGGCAAAAACATCGAGATTACGGACGCGATTCGGGAATATGTATCTCAGAAAATTGAAAAAGCAGTAAACCACTTTCAAACTCTCACCACCGAAGTTGATGTACACCTTTCAGTCGCCCGTAACCCTAGGATTAACCCCAAGCAAACGGCTGAAGTGACTATTTATGCGAACGGTGCAGTTGTACGAGCCGAAGAGAGCAGCGAAAATCTCTACGCCAGTATTGATTTAGTTGCAAACAAGATTGCGCGTCAGCTTCGCAAATACAAGGAGAAACGCCACGAACAGCAGCATACGCCAGTCAAAACCGCAGAGGTTGTTCAGGAGAAGCCAGTTTCCCCTGCATTAGTCAACGACGATCGTGCTCCTGAATTACCGCCTGAAGTGCTGCGAATGAAGTACTTTGCCATGCCACCCATGACGCTTGAGCAAGCACTTGAGCAATTGGACCTCGTGGATCATGACTTTTACATGTTCCGCAACGCAGAAACAGGCGAGATCAACGTGATTTATGAGCGTAACCATGGTGGCTATGGCGTGATTCAACCGCGCAACGGCAATGGGCATACCAACGGCAAATTTGCTGAAATCGCTCATACCCAGGCTCATGGAAAAGCAAATGAAGCAAAAGTTCGGTAA
- the lipB gene encoding lipoyl(octanoyl) transferase LipB: MSSLRRCLFYRQSITPYEVAWKWQHQLVNARRSQPDLDDAFILLEHFPVYTLGQGSSQEFLKFDPEQASQQLFRTERGGEVTYHCPGQLVGYPVLNLRFYQQDLHWYLRQLEEVVIRVLAAYGLVGERIPGLTGVWVEGYKVAAIGIKVSRWITMHGFALNVCPDLDGFQQIIPCGIADKPVGSLIQFIPTLDLEQVRQQIAASFAAVFQVELIPSVANLPEASSSDRIL; this comes from the coding sequence TTGTCTTCACTGCGTCGCTGCCTGTTTTATCGTCAGAGTATTACGCCTTACGAGGTTGCCTGGAAATGGCAGCATCAGCTTGTGAATGCCAGACGATCGCAGCCTGATCTCGACGATGCTTTTATTCTGCTAGAGCATTTCCCTGTTTATACGCTGGGTCAGGGTTCTAGCCAAGAATTTCTCAAATTTGACCCAGAGCAGGCTTCGCAGCAGCTTTTTCGGACGGAGCGCGGCGGTGAAGTGACTTATCACTGCCCTGGGCAACTGGTTGGCTATCCTGTCCTCAATTTGCGCTTTTATCAGCAAGATTTGCACTGGTATTTGCGGCAGCTTGAGGAAGTTGTGATCCGAGTTTTGGCAGCTTACGGCTTAGTGGGAGAGCGAATTCCCGGTCTTACAGGTGTTTGGGTAGAAGGGTATAAAGTTGCCGCGATCGGCATTAAAGTCAGCCGCTGGATCACGATGCATGGGTTTGCTCTGAATGTCTGCCCCGACCTCGATGGGTTTCAGCAGATTATTCCTTGCGGCATTGCTGACAAGCCCGTAGGAAGCTTAATTCAGTTCATCCCTACCCTCGATCTAGAACAGGTGCGCCAGCAGATCGCCGCTTCATTTGCTGCCGTCTTTCAGGTCGAACTCATTCCGAGCGTTGCCAATTTACCAGAGGCTTCGAGCAGCGATCGCATACTGTAG
- a CDS encoding DUF6679 family protein, whose product MLHRKIYQLCCDGREVWIFLRDQQRWIERARILDIEGDLVTVRYETEEDDEVCSWEEMIRLESIGSVMQKLATVPRGDVEPLVSEDCPEAERIRNHHPDSNLE is encoded by the coding sequence ATGCTACACCGCAAGATCTATCAACTCTGTTGTGATGGACGCGAGGTTTGGATCTTTTTGCGGGACCAACAGCGTTGGATCGAACGCGCTCGTATCCTCGACATTGAAGGGGATCTGGTAACCGTTCGATATGAAACCGAGGAAGATGACGAAGTTTGCTCTTGGGAAGAAATGATTCGCCTAGAGAGCATTGGTTCTGTAATGCAGAAGTTGGCTACTGTTCCACGCGGCGATGTTGAGCCACTGGTTTCTGAAGATTGCCCAGAGGCAGAGCGCATCCGCAATCACCATCCCGACAGTAATCTGGAATAA
- a CDS encoding creatininase family protein, which yields MLLHQTTWLEVEAYLTRSSGLIIPIGSTEQHGPTGLIGTDAICAEAIAQGVGAATEALVAPTINVGMALHHTAFPGSISLRPSTLILVIRDYITSLARAGFTKFFFINGHGGNVATLKAAFSETYQVLADLNLPNADRAQCRVANWYMCGSVYKLAHELYGNQEGSHATPSEVALTQYVYPDSIKQAPLDPTVASGHPIYGAIDFRRHYPDGRMGSNPALATPEHGKQLYELAVKELSGQYLEFLAQGSNI from the coding sequence ATGCTGCTACATCAAACAACTTGGCTCGAAGTGGAAGCCTACTTGACCCGATCGTCAGGGCTGATTATTCCGATCGGCTCGACGGAACAACATGGACCCACTGGGCTGATTGGGACGGATGCCATCTGTGCAGAGGCAATTGCTCAGGGAGTCGGAGCAGCCACCGAGGCACTCGTCGCGCCAACGATCAACGTTGGGATGGCACTGCATCACACTGCTTTCCCTGGTTCGATCAGCCTTCGCCCCAGTACCCTAATCCTAGTCATCCGAGATTACATCACCTCTTTGGCAAGAGCAGGCTTCACCAAGTTCTTTTTCATTAACGGGCATGGTGGCAATGTGGCGACGCTCAAAGCAGCTTTCTCAGAGACTTATCAGGTGCTGGCGGATCTCAATCTGCCCAATGCCGATCGCGCCCAATGTCGTGTGGCTAACTGGTATATGTGTGGCTCAGTCTATAAGCTGGCGCATGAACTGTATGGCAATCAGGAAGGCTCCCACGCGACCCCCAGCGAAGTCGCACTGACGCAATATGTCTATCCTGACTCGATTAAGCAGGCTCCCCTTGATCCAACCGTGGCTTCTGGTCATCCAATTTATGGGGCGATCGACTTTCGGCGTCACTACCCTGATGGGCGGATGGGGTCAAATCCGGCGCTTGCGACTCCAGAACACGGGAAACAGCTCTATGAATTGGCAGTTAAGGAGTTAAGTGGGCAGTATTTAGAGTTTTTGGCTCAAGGCTCAAATATTTAG
- a CDS encoding proline--tRNA ligase, with protein MRLSQMLFVTLREDPAEAEIPSHKLLVRAGYIRRIGSGIYAYLPLMWRVLQKVSQIVREEMNAAGAQESLLPQLQPSELWKESGRWDTYTQAEGIMFAFEDRQGREVALGPTHEEVVTTISRDMIRSYRQLPVNLYQIQTKFRDEIRPRFGLMRGREFIMKDAYSFDADEAGMKLSYQKMHDAYHRILHRCGLKFRAVDADSGAIGGSGSQEFMVLAEAGEDEVLYTEDGKYAANVEKAVSLPSDAVASPFEKFEKLETPGTATIDSLAQFLKCSPSAIVKNVLYQVVYDNGMAVLVLVSIRGDQEVNEVKLQNELSKLAEQYGGKTVIALTVPSADEQQKWAAKVLPLGYIAPDLSDDYIQGSKTLSAKFLRLVDKTAVDLQNFVTGSNESEKHVVGANWGKEFKLPALEVDVRKARPGDRAAHDLSQTLQTARGIEIGHIFQLGTKYSKAMGATYTNEQGEEMPLVMGCYGIGVSRLAQAAVEQSYDKDGIIWPVAIAPYQAVVVIPNVSDTDQVSAANIIYSELGKAGVEVLLDDRNERAGVKFKDAELVGIPYRIVTGRSLAQGKVEVVKRATRESQEISIHEVVSTIKNWIDEAKA; from the coding sequence ATGCGACTGTCTCAAATGCTGTTTGTCACCTTGCGCGAAGATCCGGCAGAGGCAGAGATTCCCAGCCATAAGCTTCTGGTGCGGGCAGGCTACATCCGGCGAATTGGTAGCGGCATTTACGCCTATTTGCCCCTGATGTGGCGAGTTTTGCAAAAAGTTTCTCAAATTGTACGCGAAGAGATGAATGCAGCCGGAGCGCAAGAGAGTTTGCTCCCTCAGCTTCAGCCTTCAGAACTCTGGAAAGAGTCGGGACGGTGGGACACTTACACGCAGGCAGAAGGCATTATGTTTGCCTTTGAGGATCGGCAGGGTCGGGAAGTCGCGCTGGGTCCAACCCACGAAGAAGTGGTGACGACGATCTCCCGGGACATGATTCGCTCTTATCGGCAGTTGCCCGTCAACTTGTATCAGATCCAAACCAAATTCCGAGATGAGATTCGTCCTCGCTTTGGCTTGATGCGCGGCAGAGAATTCATTATGAAGGATGCCTATTCTTTTGATGCCGACGAAGCCGGAATGAAGCTGTCCTACCAGAAAATGCATGATGCCTATCACCGGATTTTGCATCGCTGTGGGCTAAAGTTTCGGGCTGTGGATGCTGACTCTGGCGCGATCGGCGGTTCTGGTTCGCAAGAATTCATGGTGCTGGCAGAAGCCGGAGAAGATGAGGTGCTGTATACCGAAGACGGTAAGTATGCGGCGAACGTAGAGAAAGCTGTTTCCCTGCCCTCAGATGCAGTAGCCTCGCCATTTGAGAAATTTGAAAAGCTGGAGACTCCCGGTACAGCGACGATCGACTCGCTCGCGCAATTCCTCAAGTGTTCACCCAGTGCGATCGTCAAGAATGTGTTATATCAGGTGGTCTATGACAACGGCATGGCGGTGCTCGTGTTGGTCAGCATTCGGGGCGATCAGGAAGTCAATGAGGTGAAGCTGCAAAACGAACTGAGCAAACTCGCCGAGCAATATGGGGGCAAGACGGTCATTGCGTTGACGGTTCCCAGCGCAGACGAGCAGCAGAAATGGGCGGCAAAGGTGCTGCCGTTAGGTTATATTGCGCCAGATTTAAGCGATGACTATATTCAGGGCAGTAAGACCCTTTCCGCCAAGTTTCTGCGGTTGGTTGATAAAACTGCTGTGGATCTGCAAAATTTTGTCACAGGCTCCAATGAGTCTGAGAAGCACGTCGTTGGCGCAAACTGGGGTAAAGAATTTAAGCTGCCTGCGCTTGAGGTAGATGTTCGTAAAGCCAGACCAGGCGATCGAGCTGCTCATGACTTAAGCCAAACGCTGCAAACCGCAAGAGGCATCGAAATTGGGCACATCTTCCAGCTAGGAACGAAATATTCAAAGGCGATGGGTGCGACTTATACCAATGAGCAGGGTGAGGAAATGCCGCTGGTGATGGGCTGCTATGGCATTGGTGTCTCTCGGCTGGCACAAGCTGCAGTTGAGCAGTCTTATGACAAAGATGGCATTATTTGGCCCGTTGCTATTGCCCCTTATCAAGCAGTTGTGGTGATTCCAAATGTCAGCGATACCGATCAAGTCTCTGCTGCAAATATCATCTACTCAGAACTGGGTAAAGCAGGCGTTGAGGTGCTGTTAGACGATCGCAATGAGCGGGCAGGCGTGAAGTTCAAAGATGCGGAACTGGTGGGCATTCCTTACCGGATCGTTACGGGTCGATCGCTGGCGCAGGGCAAAGTGGAAGTCGTCAAACGAGCCACGCGCGAATCTCAGGAAATCTCGATTCATGAAGTCGTGTCCACGATTAAAAACTGGATTGACGAAGCAAAAGCCTGA
- a CDS encoding EamA family transporter: MQATPPSANAPHFSLPTDLSVLATRQIRQVRAFTGSIPPGSLILLSSFAIQVGLALSKSLFDSLGAVGTVFLCKAFGAVFLLLLYRPTLQRQTPRTWVLLGLFGSAMAIGNLAFYAAIDRIPLGIASTLEFIGPLSVAVLGSRRWLDLLWVLLAAIGVLLLAPWGGGSLDWLGVALALTAALCWASYILLSVPVGQAFVGGSGLAIGLGIASLLLLPAGVAVGGSALLKPIVLGVGLAIAVLNTVLPYSLEFAAMKRVPPRIFGILVSIEPAIAALVGFLFLGEQLNPQTLLAIVCVTAAAIGATWFGRQNPHA; encoded by the coding sequence ATGCAAGCCACGCCCCCTTCTGCGAACGCCCCTCATTTCAGCTTGCCGACCGATCTTTCGGTGCTGGCAACCCGTCAGATCAGGCAAGTTCGAGCCTTCACTGGTTCAATTCCACCTGGCAGTTTGATTTTGCTGTCGAGTTTTGCGATCCAAGTCGGGCTGGCTTTGTCGAAGTCCCTGTTTGACAGCTTGGGTGCGGTTGGTACGGTGTTTCTTTGTAAGGCATTTGGGGCAGTATTTTTGCTGCTGCTCTATCGCCCTACCCTACAGCGACAGACACCTCGAACCTGGGTTTTGCTGGGGCTGTTTGGGTCGGCAATGGCGATCGGCAACCTTGCTTTCTATGCTGCGATCGATCGCATTCCACTCGGTATTGCCTCAACACTAGAATTTATTGGGCCTCTAAGTGTGGCAGTGCTGGGGTCGCGGCGATGGCTCGATCTCCTCTGGGTGTTGCTGGCAGCGATCGGGGTGCTGCTGCTCGCTCCTTGGGGTGGTGGATCGCTGGACTGGTTGGGTGTTGCCTTGGCTCTCACGGCGGCACTCTGTTGGGCAAGTTACATTTTGCTCTCTGTTCCTGTGGGGCAGGCATTCGTAGGCGGGTCAGGTTTGGCGATCGGGTTGGGGATTGCCAGTTTGTTGCTGTTGCCTGCGGGCGTAGCGGTGGGTGGTTCTGCCTTGCTGAAGCCGATTGTTTTGGGGGTTGGATTAGCGATCGCTGTACTGAATACGGTCTTGCCCTACTCTCTCGAATTTGCGGCGATGAAGCGAGTTCCGCCTCGGATTTTTGGGATTTTAGTGAGCATTGAACCTGCAATTGCGGCGCTTGTCGGGTTTCTGTTTTTGGGCGAACAACTGAACCCCCAGACGCTACTGGCGATCGTTTGTGTGACGGCAGCGGCGATCGGTGCGACCTGGTTTGGGCGACAAAATCCTCACGCTTGA
- a CDS encoding pentapeptide repeat-containing protein, which translates to MTRFLWLDRLKQSTLRNQKIWSFLLLLLPAVAVVIVFLIASRVPFQQLALGNSQYQQTILNSYFQQIGSLSFQQTENAIAQPAAIEIARAATITALPQLNGQRRGLLLQFLAEANLLGKPTTLDKNSSIIPLKDADFSQANLQQMILNQVQLAGVNLQKAVLHQTTLNQANLQEANLQQANLQEANLQQANLQSTSLMRANLSMANLENADLQAANLRGANLRGANLKEANLNNAISDGVRLESANLEGARLRKADLENARLTRSILSHARFQQAILRGAMFQGAILDDVNFTGADLRATLFRDAELKDVNLTRANLTRADLRGAKLKNVQLQGANFSHVDLSKVTLEGVDLAAAIYCGTTMLDGTVNNSGCR; encoded by the coding sequence ATGACTAGATTTTTGTGGCTCGATCGATTAAAACAAAGCACACTGAGAAATCAAAAGATCTGGAGCTTTCTACTCTTATTACTTCCTGCTGTTGCTGTCGTTATCGTTTTTTTGATTGCTAGCCGCGTTCCATTTCAGCAGCTTGCTTTAGGGAACAGCCAGTATCAACAAACCATACTCAACAGCTATTTTCAGCAAATTGGATCTTTATCCTTCCAGCAAACAGAAAATGCCATTGCTCAACCAGCAGCAATAGAAATTGCCAGAGCCGCAACGATAACTGCATTACCACAACTGAATGGACAGCGGAGAGGGTTGCTTCTGCAATTTTTGGCTGAGGCAAACTTACTGGGAAAACCAACGACATTAGACAAAAATAGCTCTATTATTCCTTTAAAAGATGCGGACTTTAGCCAAGCGAATTTGCAGCAAATGATCCTGAATCAGGTTCAATTAGCAGGAGTAAATTTGCAAAAAGCAGTGTTACATCAAACAACACTTAATCAAGCGAATCTCCAGGAAGCAAACTTGCAGCAAGCGAATCTCCAGGAAGCAAATTTGCAGCAAGCCAACCTTCAGAGTACTAGCCTAATGCGGGCGAATTTAAGTATGGCAAACCTGGAAAACGCAGATTTACAAGCAGCGAATTTACGAGGGGCAAACCTGCGAGGAGCCAACTTAAAAGAAGCAAATTTGAACAATGCGATTTCCGATGGGGTTCGGTTAGAGAGTGCGAATCTGGAAGGAGCGCGTCTTCGTAAGGCAGACCTGGAGAATGCTCGACTGACTCGTTCGATCCTAAGCCATGCGCGATTTCAGCAGGCGATCTTGAGAGGCGCAATGTTTCAAGGGGCAATTTTGGATGATGTCAATTTCACAGGAGCAGACCTAAGGGCTACTCTCTTTCGAGATGCCGAGCTAAAGGATGTGAATTTAACAAGAGCAAACCTGACTAGAGCCGATCTTCGGGGCGCAAAGCTGAAAAATGTGCAGCTCCAGGGTGCAAACTTCAGCCATGTTGATCTGAGTAAGGTCACGTTGGAAGGAGTAGATTTAGCAGCAGCGATCTACTGTGGCACAACAATGCTAGATGGAACCGTGAATAATTCTGGTTGTCGTTAG
- a CDS encoding DUF2993 domain-containing protein has translation MEFFTILLSALLGILSPGGVIADSIAASAIRNQFDHIEDLAVRIDSTPSYQLARGRADRVRISGKGVYPIPGIRIDTVELETDPIAVNLNDFSELKQPIQAGVRLVLTQADLNQALQSEVVANKLRDLSLDFLGGATAQQLQRYDVVNPQVEFLANDRVRFQVSLKEQQTGDQVAITGETGLAIASGKQLELVNPDVRINDESLPPELVALLFGGISQKIDLSNLQASGITARVLDFRLTDDRLSVAAFVRVEPGFKLSGN, from the coding sequence ATGGAATTCTTCACTATCCTGCTCTCGGCGCTGCTGGGCATCCTCTCTCCGGGTGGCGTAATTGCTGATTCGATCGCTGCGAGTGCCATTCGCAACCAGTTCGATCACATTGAAGATCTGGCAGTCCGCATTGATAGTACACCAAGCTATCAACTTGCGCGAGGTCGAGCCGATCGTGTTCGGATTTCTGGCAAAGGAGTTTACCCGATTCCTGGAATTCGGATCGATACGGTGGAGCTAGAAACAGACCCGATCGCGGTTAACCTCAATGATTTCAGTGAACTAAAACAGCCAATTCAGGCAGGGGTGCGGCTGGTGCTGACTCAGGCGGATTTAAACCAGGCATTACAGTCCGAGGTCGTGGCAAACAAACTACGGGACTTGAGCTTAGATTTTTTGGGTGGAGCAACAGCCCAGCAGCTACAGCGATATGACGTTGTGAACCCGCAGGTTGAATTTTTGGCAAACGATCGCGTTCGATTTCAGGTCAGCTTGAAAGAGCAGCAGACGGGCGATCAGGTAGCGATTACAGGAGAAACAGGTTTAGCGATCGCTTCTGGAAAACAGCTTGAGCTTGTAAATCCAGACGTTCGCATTAATGATGAGTCTTTGCCCCCAGAACTGGTAGCGCTCCTGTTTGGCGGAATTAGCCAGAAGATCGATCTCTCAAATTTGCAAGCATCTGGGATTACGGCGCGAGTCTTAGACTTTAGACTGACAGACGATCGGCTTTCTGTCGCGGCATTTGTACGAGTCGAACCTGGATTCAAACTTTCTGGAAACTAG